From Candidatus Dormiibacterota bacterium:
GAGCGCGTGGGCCCGGCCCCGGATCCTGGCGGGATCGCGCTCGCCGCCGAGCAGCGCCTCGAGCAGGTCTCGGCGCAGCACCCGGCCGTAGTTGGCGAAGCCCTGCGCCTCGTGGAGGTAGGCGTGGGCGCCGGCCGTCGAGGCGATGTCGACATGGCGCATCACCGTGCCCGCGATGTCGAGCGCGGCCTCCAGCTCCTCCGCGCGATCGTCGTGCACGGCGGCGCGCAACGCCTCCCAGGCGACCTGGCCCCAGACCCGGCACCCGTGCAGGAACGACTCCAGTGACACCCCCTGGTGGACGCGGCGCGCGGCACCCAGGCGGGTCGTCTCGGCCTGCCCGTTCGCGACCGGCTCACCCCGCTCGAGGTCAGCCAGCAACGCCTCGATGTTCTCCACCGCGAGCCCGACGGCGTCGGCGGAGAGCGCATCGCCGCCGGCACGGTAGTCGACGATCTCCTCCCGAAAGCGGGCGACGATCCGCCTCGCGAGCTCGTCCTCGTGGCCGGCGAGCCGGCCGACGATGGCTCGTATCGCCTCCCTGCGGGCGGGTGACGCCGCGCCTGTGGGAAGCGCGTAGCCGGCGGCGCCGAAATTCTCGCTTTTCTGCATGGGACCGAGCGGCCTGTCCATCTACAGTGGGCGCCTGCTGATCAATCGATCACCAAGGCCGATCATCCTCGGCCCCCGAGACGTCGCTGGCGGAGAACTGACATGCCCGCGTTGACCCAGCTTCTCGGTCCATTGCTCGCGCCGGTGCTCGCCCTCGGCGCGGTGCCGGGGCAGCCGGGGGCGTCCCCAGCTGCTGCGCCCAGTGCCCACACCGGCACCCACTTCACGGGCACCTACGTGAACTCGGCGGGTGCCCGGTCCTACCTGGGCTACGTGCCGTCCAGCTATCGGGCGGGAACGGCGGTGCCGCTGGTCGTCGCCCTGCACGGGTGCACCGAGACCGCGGACACCTACCGCCAGCTGGCCCAGACCGACAGCCTCGCAGAGGCCAGGAACTTCCTCGTCGTCTACCCCGAGCAGAGCCAGGGCGCCAACCGCATGCAGTGCTGGAACTGGTTCAACCCCACCGACATGCAACGCGGCTCGGGTGAGCCGTCGCTCATCGCCGGGATCACCCAGTGGGTCCAGCAGCACTACAGCATCGATCCGAAGCGGGTCGACGTGATGGGCCTCTCCGCCGGCGGGGCGATGACATCGGTCATGGGCGCCACCTATCCCGACCTCTACGCGGCGATCGGGGTGGGCTCGGGAATCGAGTACGGTGCCACCGGGATCCAGTACGGGAGCAGCGGGCTCGACCCGGCGCAGGCCGGCGCGATGGCCTACCGCGCGATGGGCGCTCACGCTCGGGTGATGCCGACCCTGATCTTCCACGGCGGCAAGGACACGACCGTGCCTGTGGTCAATGCCGACAACCTGGTGCGGCAGTGGCTGACGACCGCCGACCTGGCCGACGACGGCAGGGCGAACGACGGCTCGGTCCCGCTGACGCCCAGCCGCACGCGGGTCGGGCACACCGCGGGCGGCCGTGCCTACACGGTCGCTGCGTACGTCGACAGCCATGGTCGGGAGCTCCTGCAGTACTGGCTCGTGCCGGACATGGCGCACGCCTGGTCCGGCGGCTGCGGGTGCGCTCAGTACGCCGACCCCTCCGGTCCGGACGAGACCGCCGCGATGTACGACTTCTTCGTGAGCCATCCGATGCCCTAGCGTGGAGCGGGGGGGCGTCGTCGACGCCCCCCGGCCCTTCCCTCAGGCCGCCTCCAGCAGATCTCCCCGGTGGGGGATCAGCACGTCTCGGAGCGACAGCGGCGACCGTCCGGTGAGGCCCTCGAACGCCGGGTCGATCACGTCGAAGTACCCCTCGCGGAGGGCGCGGCCGAATGCCGCGATCGCACGGGCGACGGGCTTCGGGGTGCCGTAGCGGACCAGACCCCACACCAGCATCCGGTCGCCGACGCCGACGACCTTCACCGACCGGCCGCTGAGCTCGCCGAAGAGGGCGGCGAGGTCACGCTGGGAGAGCGCCTGGGGGCCGGTGATGTCATAGGTCCTGCCCCCGTGCCCCTCGGTGGTGAGGACCGCCGCGGCGGCATCGGCGCAATCGCGACGCGAGACCGGCACCAGCCGCCCCTCGCCCGCGTTGCTGACCAGCTGGCCGGCGCGGACGGCGAGCGTCGCCGGTTGCACCTGCAGTTCGGCGAAGCTTCCGAATCGCAGCACCGTCCATGCGGGGCCGCTGCCGCGGAGGATCTGCTCGGTCTCGCCGTTCTCCTCGGCGATCGGGCCGATCGGGTTCTCGGCCTCGGGATTGACGTGTGACGTGTACACGATGTGGTCGACGCCGGCGACAACTGCGGCGTCGATCGCCGCACGGTGCTGCACGACCCGCCGCCCGACGTTGTCGGTGCTGATCAGCAGCATGCGCCGGCCGCCCGCGAACGCCTCGCGCAGCGAGGCGGGGTTGTCGAAGTCGCCATGGCGGACGTCCGCGCCGCGGGCGGCGAGGTCGCTCAGCGCGGCCGGGTGGCGGGTGACGAGCACGACCTCCTCCGGCGCGAGCCGCGCCATCAGGTTCTCGGCGACGAGGCGCCCGAGCTTGCCCGAGGCCCCGGTGACGATGACCTTCATGTGGAATCTCCAGTGGTGACGTGGTGGTCTTCCGGCAGTGGATCACCACCCTACGGCGTCCCCGAGCGCACCACGACCGACCGAACAGACGGGTTCTTCGGTACCAGGGGCCAGCGGGCGCCGGCACGGCGGCACCCCAGAGTCAGCGGCGTCAGAAACAACCGATGCACAGCGAGCCGGCATGGACCCGGGCTCTGCGAGCTCGGAGGGAGTGATTCGATGCCGTGTGCAAGGAACGGAAACATCAAGCTGAACTGGACGAGCACCGGCCACGGCCCCGCCGTCCTGCTCATCCCCGGACAGGGGATGACGCTGCAGGGGTGGTGGTCGACGATCCCCGTCCTGGCCCGCCACTTCAGGGTGATCGCGTTCGACAACCGCGACACCGGGGGCAGCGGTCCCGTGTCCATCCCCTACACCGTCGCCCAGCTGGCCGATGACGCCGTCGCGGTGCTGGACGCGGCAGAGGTGGAGCGTGCGCACGTGTACGGCATCTCCCTGGGCGGCGAGGTCGCACAGGAGATGGCGCTGCGCCATCCCGACCGGGTGGGGGCGCTGGTGCTCGGCGCCACCTCCCCGGGCGGGCTCCGCGCCGTGCTCCCCGGCCCGCTGCCGCTGACGTTCTTTGCGCGCGCCGGCGCGATGGGGCCGGAGGAGGCGGAGTGGGCGGCGGTCCCCTACACCTACGCCGAGGCGACCCGCCGCCATCACGCCGACCGGATTGCGGCGAACATCGCCAATCGGGTGGGCTCCCGGATCGGCACGTTCACCTACCTGCACCAGGCCGCCGCCGCCGCCGCGCACAGCACGTTCAACCGGCTCGGGCAGATCACCGCGCCCACGCTGGTCGTCCACGGAGAGCAGGACGTCGTGGTGCCTCCGGGCAACGGACGGCTGCTGGCAGAGAGGATTCCCGGAGCGGAGCTCAGGCTCTGGCCGGAGGCCGCGCACATGTACATCATCGACGAGCCGCTCGCCGATCGTGAGATCGCGCGTTTCCTCCAGCGTCACTCCTCCACCTCCGGAGCGCTGCACCTCGCAGCCTAGGGCCTGATCCCCGATACCGCACGACTGGCCCTTTGGCCAGTGCGGTCGTCACCGCACCGTCCGTACGGTGGCAGAGCAGAAACGTCGTCAATCCGAACGCGCCTGCAAAGGAGCAACCATGACCTCGATCGCCGCCGTCCACCGCAGCTCGGGCCGGGCGTGAGTCATGGCCAGCACCGTCCGCCGGCGTCTCGCCGCCGTCGCCGTCACCGCCCTGGTCTGCGGGGCCTTCGCCATCGTTCAGGTCACCGCGACGACGCCGCACACCTGGGTCGCGGCGACCACCGAATCCCACGCAGCGCACGTCACCGACCCCGACCGGCCCCTCTCCACCCAGACCCCGATTGCAGCGCCGCCCCCGCTCCCCAGCCCTGCGCCGACCTCGGTCCCGGTCGTCCAGCGGGCGGCGTCGGCGCCCGCGATCGTGCCCGCGCCCCCGGTGGTCCGGCGTCCTCCGGCACCGGTGCTGCGGCCTGACTGGCTCACCAGCGGAGACCGCAGCCTCGACACCGGCGTCGGCGTCTACAGCGACTGCTCGGGCGCCACCGAGCTCACCCACAACGCCGCCGCCATCGACACCTGCGTCGCAGGTCCGACCTACTTCGTGGGCCACAACGCCGGCGTGTTCACTCCGCTGATGCACATGGGGGTGGGCGCGATCATCACCTACTACGACGACGGCGCCGCGGCGCACGTCTGGCGTGTGGTCTCGGTGCGCTCCGGCTGGCGCGCGGCGAACGGGGTGCCGCCCGCCACCCAGCCCGACGTCGTCGCCCAGTTCCAGACCTGCGCAGTCCCGGACGGCTCGATCGACCGCATCCTCGACGTGGTTCCCGCCTAGTCAACACGGGGGACACCGGGGATGGAGGAACTACAAGGTCGAGTGATGTGCACCCCCTCCCCTCTCCGTCAACCTGAGTGATCGAATGCCATGGAACTCAGACACCTTCGCTACTTCGTCGCCGTCGCCGAGGAGCTGCACTTCCGGCGGGCCGCCGAGCGTCTGCACGTCGCTCAGCCGGCGGTCAGCGAGCAGGTGCGCAGGCTCGAGGAGGAGCTGGGCGTCCAGCTCCTGGGCCGGAGGCACCAGCGGGTCTCGCTGACGCCCGCAGGCGACGTGTTCCTGGTCGAGGCACAGCGGGTCCTGGAGCAGGCCGATCGAGCGCGGCGCGCGGCGATCCGCACCGGCGACCAGGCCAGGGGGAGGCTGCGGGTCGGACATCTTCCCGATGCCGTCCCCTCCGCCCTGCCACGAGCGCTCGGTCGGTTCACGACGACGACCCCGGGCGTGGAGGTGGTGCTCGAGACCTACCCCTCGGCGGAGCTCGTCGAGCGCGTGCGCGACCGCCAGCTCGATGCCGCGGTCGTCTGCCTGCCCGCGCCGGTCGACGGACTGCGGGTGACGGTCCTGGACGAGGAGGGCGTGGTGGTCGCGCTGGGCGAGTCGCATCCTGCGGCGGGCGCGGTGATGATCAGGCCGCACCAGCTGGAGCGCACCCCGCTCCTGCTGATGGCCCGCACCACCAACCCGGCCTTCTTCGACTGCGTGATCACGGCGTGGCGGGAGGCGGGGGTCGCGGCGGCGCCGATGGAGGTGACGGTGCCCAACCTGGAGCATCTCCTGCTCGCGGTCGCCGCCGGCGCGGGCGCGGCCCTGCTTCCCGGATCGGCCGCGCAGCGCTATGCCACCGCAGGCGTCCGGTTCGTCCCGCTGGCGCCCCCGTCCCCCACCTGCGAGGTGGTCGTCATCAGCCATCCCGATCACACCGGCATCGCGACGTCCGCATTCCTGCAGCTGGCACACGCCGAGTCCAGCCGGGCTGGTGAGAACGAGCACTCGCTGGCGCTGCGCGGGATGTCCGTGGGATACGGGGCGGCGGCCGCCGGGTCGTGATGTGAGGGACAGGCGGTGACCGTCCCAAGGGACGGCCACCGGCGCGCGGCGTGGCACACAGACTCGACGGGACACCAGAGCGCCGCAATCACGGGATCACGCTCGTACAAGGAAAGGAAAGGAGAACGCGTGACCGCAAACTATCCAATCATCACCGTCGAGGGCGTCGAGAAGTCGTTCGGCTCGACCCGTGCCCTGGCGGGTGTCGACCTCATCGTCGAGCACGGGACCGTGCTCGGCCTCCTGGGCCGCAACGGCGCCGGGAAGACGACCCTGGTGCGGATCCTGGCGACCCTGCTCGCCCCCGACGCCGGGCGCCTGCGCATCGCCGGGATGGATGTCGCACGCCGGCCGCGGACGGTCCGCTCCCTGATCGGTTTCGCCGGCCAGTCGTCCGCCGTCGACGAGAACCTGACCGGGCGCGAGAACCTCAGGTTGGTCGGCCGCCTGTACGGCCTGCCGGCGTCGGAGGCGCGATCGCGCGCCGACCAGACTTTGGAGCGTCTCACCCTCACCGAGGCCGCCGATCGGCGGGTGCGGACCTACTCGGGCGGCATGCGCCGCCGTCTCGACCTCGGCGCCAGCCTCGTCGGCCGTCCGATGGTGCTGCTCATGGACGAACCCACCACCGGGCTCGACCCGCGCACGCGGATCGAGCTGTGGACGTTCATCGACGAGCTGGTCCGCGAGGGCACCACGGTGCTGCTGACCACCCAGTACCTCGAGGAGGCCGACCGGCTGGCCGATCGCATCGCGGTGATCGAGCGCGGCCGGGTGATCGCCGCCGGCACCCCCGATGAGCTCAAGCAGCGCATCGGCGGCGACGTCCTCGAGGTGCGCGCCACCAGCTCCGGCGATGTCGAACGACTCGTGGGCCTGCTGGACGGGCTCGGCTCCGGGGCTCCGGTCGCGGACCTGCGGGGACAGCGCGTCACCCTGCCGACGAGCCAGCGGGTGCAGACGCTGCTGGCGGCCGCCCGGCGCATCGAGGAGTGCGGCATCGCCGTCGACGACCTCGGCGTGCGCCGTCCCTCGCTCGACGACGTCTTCCTGAGCCTCACCAACCGGATCGCGACCGAGCCGCCGGCGGGTCAACCGGGCGTCGCCCCACCGGGCGAGCGGTCGGCCCCGCAGCGACCCCGGCCGCAGGGGGTCGCATGATGACCACCGCATTCCCTGCCGGCATCACGCGCCCGGCGGTCCCGCTGTGGTGGGATGAGCTCGGCCGTCGCATCCTGCGCCTCGACACCGCGGTCATGGTGGCGGTGATCGTCGCCGCCGGGATCATCCTGGCGGCGGCGATCCTCGCCCTCTCCCGCGGGGACCGAGCGGCGGGCGACCGGATCGACACCCGTCATCCGGTCCGCCGGGAGGGGCTGAGCGCATTCCTCTCGGACACGATGGTGCTGACCCGCCGCAACCTCCTGCTCTCGCTGCGGACGCCCCAGCTGATCGTCGCCGGCGCGCTCATGCCGGTCATGTTCGTGCTGCTGTTCCGCTATGTGTTCGGTGGCTCGATCCACGTCGCCGGGTATCACAGCTACGTCGACTTCCTGATCCCGGGGATCATCGTGCAGACGTCGCTCTTCGGCGGCTCGTCCTCCGCGGTCAGTGTCGCCGAGGACATGTCGCTGGGCGTCATCGACCGCTTCCGCTCGCTCCCGACCTACCACGGGGCGATTCTCACCGCTCGCACGCTGGCCGACCTCGTGCGTCTCACCTACACGGTGGGTCTGATGATCCTGATCGGCCTCCTCGTCGGCTTCAGGTTCCACAACGGGCCGGCGCCGATCCTCGCGGGCGTCGGGATCGCCCTGCTCTTCGGATATGCGTGCTCCTGGCTCTTCGCGCTCCTCGGCCTGGTCGTGCGCAACGTCGAGACCGCGACGCTGGCGTCGTTCATGGTCATCTTCCCGCTCGTCTTCGCGGCGTCGACGTTCACGTCGACGGAGACGATGCCCGACTGGCTGAGGACGTTCGCCAACGCGCAGCCCGTGACCCAGGTCATCGACGCCCTCCGGGCGCTGACCCAGGGAAGCGGCTCCGCCGAGGGACCGATGCTCAGCGCGCTCGCCTGGTCGGCCGGAATCCTGGTGGTGTCGGCCACGCTGGCGATCCGCCGGTTCCGCAGCTTCTGACCGACGCAATCCCACACGACGGCGGCGCTGCCGCTGGCACCCAGGAGATCGATGTCATGCATCACGCCCTCTCAGTCAACCGCTCGATGGTGGTGGCGGCGGCCGCCGCAGGCCTGGTGAGCGCCGGCGTCCCGCCCCCCGGCCCGAGCATCCCGGCCAGCGCCGCCGTCACCGCCGTCCGGACGCCCGCCACCGGTGATGGCCAGGGCGGCGACACCACGACGGTGACGACGACGTGCACCAACGGCCTGATCATCGTGCTCGCCCCGTGGACCGTGCTCCCCTGTGGACCCCCTGCGTCGTCCGCCGGCCCGGCCGCGCTGGTGCCGGGTGCTGGAACCGGCTCTTTCACCTCGCTGCCCTGACGAGTGCCTCAACGGCACCCCATCTCGCCGGCGCCCGGATGCCCACCACGTCACTGGGGAGAGACAAACGACGTGTCCCAGCTGAACCCGACATACCGAGCACGCCATGCCACCACGATCACCCGCGAGCGCGCGCTGAGCGATCCGTTCCGGGCCATCGGGGAGATCCCGGTGCGTGGCGGCGGGCTGTGCGTCGCGCGCTCGGGCGCGCACCATCACGACGCCGATGCGGTCGTCCTCGCCGTCCACGGCATCACGTCGTCTCGGATGGCGTGGCGGACGGTCGCCCGAGAGCTCGCGGGCGTCAGAGGTGTCTGCCTGCTGGCACCCGATCTACGGGGGCGCGGACACAGTGCCGCCCTGCCCGGCCCGTACGGCATGGACGTCCACGTGGCCGATCTGCTCGCCGTCCTCGACCACGCCGGGGTCCAGCGCGCCGTGCTCGCCGGGCATTCGATGGGGGCATACGTCGTCGCCCGGCTCGCGGCCCAGCACCCGGAACGGGTCGCCGCGGTGGTGCTGCTCGACGGCGGCCTGTCGATCCCCCTCCCGCCCGGCCAGGACCCCGACGACGTGCTCCAGCTCGTGCTCGAGCAGTCGGTCGCACGCCTCCAGATGACCTTCGAGTCGGTCGACGAATACGTGGGGCTATGGCGCCAGCACCCGGCGTTGCAGCACCGGTGGAACGATGACGTCGACGCCTATGCCCGATACGACGTGGCCGGTGAGCCGGGCGCGATGCGCTGCGTGGTCTCGCCGGCGTCGGTGATCGCCGACTGTGAGGACCTGGTCCTCGACCCGACGACCCGCACGGCGATCGATCGCGTGCACGCGCCTCTCAGCCTCGTGTGGGCGCCGCGCGGCATCCTCGACGACGAGCCGCTGCTGCCTCGACCGATCCGCGACGCCTTCCTCGCAGCCCATCCCGGCGCGCGGATCGAGGAGATCGAGGACGCCAACCACTACACGATGGCGTTCGGCGCGGGCCCCGGCCCGCGCCGGGTCGCCGCGGTCATCGAGGCCGCGATCCGCCGGGCCGTCAGGGTCTGAGGTCCACCGGGCAGCCACGCGGGCGGCCGCCATCGGCCGCCCGCGACACCGGTACCATCCGCCGCAGCCGCCGACGCCCATGGCCCTGCATCAAGGGGCCGGGTCCGGAGAGCCCGTGACCATCGTCGAGGCTCCTGGCCATCTCGCTGACCTGCGACCTGTAGCTGCCGGTGCGCCGCGTCCGGCAGGCCCCGGCCGGCGCACGACAGGCGACCACCCATCCGTATCGACCGGGGCGACGGCTCGTTCCGGCGCCGGGCGCTCACCACGGAGCGCGGTGTGACAACGCGCGGCGGGCACGTCGCCCGCCGCGCGTTGCACACGGCCCCCGGCGGTCCCGCCTCGGCCAGCTCGTCATGTTCATGCTGGCCGGGCGGACCGTCCTGGGTCCGGAGGAGAGGCGCCGCTACTTGGTGAACTGGGGGCCGCCGCCGAAGCAGGCGGGGTGCGGCTTGTCGTGCAGCGGGCCGTAGGGGCCCCAGGGGCCGAGTGGGCCGAAGGGGCCGAGGTTGTAGGCGAACGCCATGCACTGCAGGTTGTCCGCTCCCGGAGCGGCGGGGGGCGAGACCAGCGGAGTGGTGACTGGGGCAGGAGCAGCCACTCCGACCATGTGGATGGCCGGCGTCGCGGCGCTCGCCGCGGCCACGGTGACGGTGACGGCGAGCAGACCGACGACTGCTCCCCGCCGCACGATGCGGTTGAGCCGGGTCATGTGGTGTCGAACCTCCTTGGCGCCGGGCGGCCGGGGCTGCCGCCGGACAGATGCTGGATGCGGGCGCTTCCTCAGCGCGCCCCGCCGTGGGGACCACCGTCCCATTCAGCGGTCACTCCCGCACATGCCCCGTCGGACAGTTCCAGCTGTCCGGAGGAGCGCGTGGTGACCGCCATGGGTCCTACCGGTGCTGGGGCACGAGGTGCGTGCCCCCGCCGATCGGGAAGAAGTCCTGCAGCGCGCTGACGCCCGCCTGCATGCCGGCGAGGCCGGCGGTGGCGCCCGCCTGCCAGCCCTGCAGGCCGGCGGTGGCACCCGCCTTCATGCCCGCGAGGCCGTCGGCGGCGCCGATCCGCCAGGCATCCTGGGTGAGGCCGAGCGCCGCCTGCAGGCTGTCGAGGCCGGCGTTGGCGTCGATCCGCCCGTCGCTCGGCGAGGCGTTGGCGCCCACCTGCAGGCCGCCGACGGGCGGGGTGGTGGCGGCGCTGGCGTGGACCGCCGGGACGGCGATCGCCAGGGCGCCGGCGACCGCGGCAGCGGCGGTGAGACGGTGTCGAGTGGTCATGTGATGTGTACCCCTTGTGGTGGTCGGATGGACCTCCAGGGTGGGCTGTGAGCGGCCCGGCGACACCGCTCGCACGGCCTGTCCGGACCGGTCCACGGGACAGTGGCGGGCGCTCCCCGCGGGGCGAGCATGGGCACGGAACCCCTGGTCGAGACCACTGTCCGAACCGCCGCTCGGCCGGAGTGGCCCTCGGCGCGGACCACCGACCAGCCGGAGAGACACATGTGCGGCATTACGGGATGGATCTCGTTCGACCGTGACCTGGCCCGCGAGCGTGACGTCCTCGACGCGATGACGCAGACGATGGCGTGTCGCGGGCCGGACGCGTCCGGCACGTGGGTCGACGGCCCGGCGGCCCTCGGACACCGGCGGCTGGCGGTGATCGATCTGCAGGGCGGGGCCCAGCCGATGTCGGTGCGGCAGCCGGCGGGCGACGTCGTGCTGGTCTACAGCGGCGAGGCCTACAACTACACCGAGCTGCGCGACGAGCTGCAGCGGGCGGGTGAACGGTTCGAGACCTCGAGCGACACCGAGGTCGTGCTGCGCGGATACCTGCGCTGGGGCGACGGGGTGGCCGAGCGGCTGAACGGCATGTACGCGTTCGCGATCTGGGACGGCCGGATGCGCCGGTTGGTGATGATCCGCGACCGGATGGGGATCAAGCCCCTGTACATCCACCGCACCGCCGACGGGGTGCTGTTCGGATCCGAGCCCAAGGCGATCTTCGCCAATCCGCTGGCATCGCGGACGGTCGACGCCGACGGGCTTCGCGAGATGTTCGCGTTCGTCAAGACGCCCGGGAGCGCGGTGTGGGCGGGGATGCGCGAGGTCGAGCCGGGCACGGTCGTGACCGTCGACGCCGAAGGCATGCGCGAGCGCCGCTACTGGCGGCTGGAGACGCGCCCGCACCCGGACGACCGCGACCGGACCGTCGCCAGGGTGCGCGAGCTCCTGGACGACATCGTCCGCCGCCAGCTCGTCGCCGACGTGCCCCGCTGCGTGCTGCTCTCCGGCGGGCTCGACTCGAGCACGATCACCGCCCTGTCCGCCATCCAGCTGGCCGTGACCGGCGAGCGGGTGCGCACCTTCGCGGTCGACTTCGTCGGCCAGACCGAGAACTTCACGCCCGACGAGATGCGCCCCACCGCCGACACGCCGTATGTGCACGACGTCGCCCGGCACGTCGGTTCCGAGCACGCCGACATCGTGATCGACCACGGCACCCTCGCCGACCCCGCGGTGCGCCGCGCCGTGGTCGGGGCGCGCGACCTGCCCACCGGCCTCGGCGACATGGACGCCTCTCTGTATCTGCTCTGCAGAGCGATCCGCGAGCGCTCGACGGTGGCGCTGTCGGGTGAGTCGGCCGACGAGATCTTCGGCGGCTACCGCCAGTTCCACGACCCACGCATCCAGCGCGCCCAGGCCTTTCCGTGGATCGCGCTGAACGACATGCGCCTCGACGCCATCGACACGATCCTCACCCCCGATGTCCGGGGGAAGCTGGACCTGGCGGGATACCGGCACGACAGCTACGACCGCGCGATCGGCGAGGTCGAGCACCTCCCCCACGAGGACGACCTCGAGCGCCGGATGCGGATCTCGAGCTACCTGCACCTGACCCGCTTCCTGCGCATCCTGCTCGACCGCAAGGACCGCATGAGCATGGCCGTGGGCCTCGAGGTCAGGGTCCCGTTCTGCGATCACCGGCTCGTCGAGTACGTCTACAACGCGCCGTGGGCGCTCAAGACCTACGACGGCCGCGAGAAGAGCCTGCTCCGCGGCGCCGCCCGCGACGTGCTGCCGGAGTCGGTGATCGAGCGCGTCAAGAGCCCCTACCCGTCCACCCAGGACTGGCACTACGCGCGCGACCTGCAGGAGCAGGGGCGCGAGCTGCTCGCCCAGCCCGGCCACCGCGCTCTCGAGCTGGTCGACCGGACCTGGCTCGCGGCCGCGACCGGATGCGACCCCACCACCATCGCGGTCGCCGACCGCCACGGCCTCGAGTGGACCCTCAACCTCGCCACCTGGCTCGACGTCCACCGGCCGCGGCTCATGCTCTGATCCGTCGGCGGCGCGATCGCGGTGCGAGGACTACGCGCTCGCGTGATGTGAGCCCGGCCTCGCCCCCCTCAACGTGAGTCCACGTCAGTGCGTCAGCACGCGAGTCGATACATCGCAACGGAGGACATGATCGTGCCCGACATCACCCTGAGCGCCCGACCGCCGGTGGAGGACCCTCGATGAGGAGGTGGCGCAGGACCGCGGCACCGCTGGCGCTGGCCGCCCTGCTGTCCGCCCTGCCGCTGAGCTCGACCGCGGTGGGGTTCGGGCTCGCCCAGGCCGTGCCGGTGGCCGCAGCCACCGTCCAGCCCATGCACGCCGGCCACCACGGCTCCCCCGCAGCGAGGCACGCCGATCTCTTCGACTGGGGAGGTGACGGGGAGCGTGACCACCGAGGGCACGGGTGCCGGCACGGGGGCCTGGTCCCCCTGGTCGTCCGCCTGCTCTTCGGCGTCGACGACCGCTGCTGATCTGAGGCGACCGCGGCCCCCGGAGCTTGCACCATAGGTCGAACTAACCTAGAGTAGCCTGGACGTGTATCTGGACATCCTCATCCTGTTCCTGCTCTCCGACCGGCCCGCCCACGGCTATGAGCTGAAGAAGCGGGTGGAGCATGTGATGGGGGCCGCCGTCACCCTCAACAACAATGTCCTGTATCCGGCGCTGCACCGCTTCGAGGCGATGGGAGCGGTGGAGCGCAACGCCATCGTCGTCCAGCAGGGCCGTCCGTCGCGGCACGTCTACGCACTGACCGACGTCGGTCGGGACGTCCTGGGCGACCTGATCCGAGACTTCCCCCCCGCGGATGCCATCGTCGACGCGGAGTTTCGGACACGGGTGGCGTGCTTCGACCTGGTCGACGAGGAGGTCCGGCGCGAGATCGTCGAGGCCCGGCTGGCGGCGCTGCGCGGTCGTCTCGCCCAGCTCCGCCGGCTCTCCGACGAGGCGGCCGGGTCGGCGTGGAGCGCGCGGCTCATCGACTTCCTGCTGGCACACCGCGAGTGGGAGCTG
This genomic window contains:
- a CDS encoding alpha/beta fold hydrolase produces the protein MPCARNGNIKLNWTSTGHGPAVLLIPGQGMTLQGWWSTIPVLARHFRVIAFDNRDTGGSGPVSIPYTVAQLADDAVAVLDAAEVERAHVYGISLGGEVAQEMALRHPDRVGALVLGATSPGGLRAVLPGPLPLTFFARAGAMGPEEAEWAAVPYTYAEATRRHHADRIAANIANRVGSRIGTFTYLHQAAAAAAHSTFNRLGQITAPTLVVHGEQDVVVPPGNGRLLAERIPGAELRLWPEAAHMYIIDEPLADREIARFLQRHSSTSGALHLAA
- a CDS encoding PHB depolymerase family esterase, with amino-acid sequence MPALTQLLGPLLAPVLALGAVPGQPGASPAAAPSAHTGTHFTGTYVNSAGARSYLGYVPSSYRAGTAVPLVVALHGCTETADTYRQLAQTDSLAEARNFLVVYPEQSQGANRMQCWNWFNPTDMQRGSGEPSLIAGITQWVQQHYSIDPKRVDVMGLSAGGAMTSVMGATYPDLYAAIGVGSGIEYGATGIQYGSSGLDPAQAGAMAYRAMGAHARVMPTLIFHGGKDTTVPVVNADNLVRQWLTTADLADDGRANDGSVPLTPSRTRVGHTAGGRAYTVAAYVDSHGRELLQYWLVPDMAHAWSGGCGCAQYADPSGPDETAAMYDFFVSHPMP
- a CDS encoding alpha/beta fold hydrolase, whose protein sequence is MSQLNPTYRARHATTITRERALSDPFRAIGEIPVRGGGLCVARSGAHHHDADAVVLAVHGITSSRMAWRTVARELAGVRGVCLLAPDLRGRGHSAALPGPYGMDVHVADLLAVLDHAGVQRAVLAGHSMGAYVVARLAAQHPERVAAVVLLDGGLSIPLPPGQDPDDVLQLVLEQSVARLQMTFESVDEYVGLWRQHPALQHRWNDDVDAYARYDVAGEPGAMRCVVSPASVIADCEDLVLDPTTRTAIDRVHAPLSLVWAPRGILDDEPLLPRPIRDAFLAAHPGARIEEIEDANHYTMAFGAGPGPRRVAAVIEAAIRRAVRV
- a CDS encoding ATP-binding cassette domain-containing protein; this translates as MTANYPIITVEGVEKSFGSTRALAGVDLIVEHGTVLGLLGRNGAGKTTLVRILATLLAPDAGRLRIAGMDVARRPRTVRSLIGFAGQSSAVDENLTGRENLRLVGRLYGLPASEARSRADQTLERLTLTEAADRRVRTYSGGMRRRLDLGASLVGRPMVLLMDEPTTGLDPRTRIELWTFIDELVREGTTVLLTTQYLEEADRLADRIAVIERGRVIAAGTPDELKQRIGGDVLEVRATSSGDVERLVGLLDGLGSGAPVADLRGQRVTLPTSQRVQTLLAAARRIEECGIAVDDLGVRRPSLDDVFLSLTNRIATEPPAGQPGVAPPGERSAPQRPRPQGVA
- a CDS encoding SDR family oxidoreductase, whose amino-acid sequence is MKVIVTGASGKLGRLVAENLMARLAPEEVVLVTRHPAALSDLAARGADVRHGDFDNPASLREAFAGGRRMLLISTDNVGRRVVQHRAAIDAAVVAGVDHIVYTSHVNPEAENPIGPIAEENGETEQILRGSGPAWTVLRFGSFAELQVQPATLAVRAGQLVSNAGEGRLVPVSRRDCADAAAAVLTTEGHGGRTYDITGPQALSQRDLAALFGELSGRSVKVVGVGDRMLVWGLVRYGTPKPVARAIAAFGRALREGYFDVIDPAFEGLTGRSPLSLRDVLIPHRGDLLEAA
- a CDS encoding LysR substrate-binding domain-containing protein — encoded protein: MELRHLRYFVAVAEELHFRRAAERLHVAQPAVSEQVRRLEEELGVQLLGRRHQRVSLTPAGDVFLVEAQRVLEQADRARRAAIRTGDQARGRLRVGHLPDAVPSALPRALGRFTTTTPGVEVVLETYPSAELVERVRDRQLDAAVVCLPAPVDGLRVTVLDEEGVVVALGESHPAAGAVMIRPHQLERTPLLLMARTTNPAFFDCVITAWREAGVAAAPMEVTVPNLEHLLLAVAAGAGAALLPGSAAQRYATAGVRFVPLAPPSPTCEVVVISHPDHTGIATSAFLQLAHAESSRAGENEHSLALRGMSVGYGAAAAGS
- a CDS encoding ABC transporter permease; this translates as MTTAFPAGITRPAVPLWWDELGRRILRLDTAVMVAVIVAAGIILAAAILALSRGDRAAGDRIDTRHPVRREGLSAFLSDTMVLTRRNLLLSLRTPQLIVAGALMPVMFVLLFRYVFGGSIHVAGYHSYVDFLIPGIIVQTSLFGGSSSAVSVAEDMSLGVIDRFRSLPTYHGAILTARTLADLVRLTYTVGLMILIGLLVGFRFHNGPAPILAGVGIALLFGYACSWLFALLGLVVRNVETATLASFMVIFPLVFAASTFTSTETMPDWLRTFANAQPVTQVIDALRALTQGSGSAEGPMLSALAWSAGILVVSATLAIRRFRSF